A window of Holophagales bacterium contains these coding sequences:
- a CDS encoding prepilin-type N-terminal cleavage/methylation domain-containing protein translates to MHKGLLRWPGKPRPETCDGVVAMFSVRSSIHPRRRSPQRGVSLVELLIVLAMLGLIFGMGAVLIGPPLKKTRLASAANDVAVLMQRAAIEARTQRGGQGLFIYIKGTPATRTFELIADTGGGGGGDGVFQDPSGGAPPDSLIANVSPVRLPTGIVFHDLPAPYNNCWSNWGVSGGNFVLGLDYQGRTVGPGAPGAPGRQINGFASVNLTHADMASGLVTPLVVHRLTIGPVWGVRHTRLVRDAAAPSGWREY, encoded by the coding sequence ATGCATAAAGGCCTCTTGCGGTGGCCCGGCAAGCCTCGGCCCGAGACTTGCGACGGTGTCGTTGCGATGTTCTCGGTCCGTTCGTCCATCCATCCCCGACGCCGCTCGCCGCAGCGGGGCGTTTCGCTCGTCGAGCTCCTCATCGTCCTGGCGATGCTGGGACTGATATTCGGGATGGGGGCTGTCCTGATCGGTCCGCCCCTGAAGAAGACCCGGCTGGCGAGCGCCGCCAACGACGTGGCGGTTCTGATGCAGAGGGCCGCAATCGAAGCCCGGACGCAGCGTGGCGGGCAGGGGTTGTTCATCTACATCAAGGGCACGCCCGCGACCCGGACTTTCGAGCTCATCGCCGACACCGGGGGAGGCGGGGGAGGGGACGGCGTCTTCCAGGATCCATCGGGCGGGGCGCCCCCCGATTCGCTGATCGCGAACGTCTCGCCCGTCCGGCTTCCGACTGGAATCGTCTTCCACGACCTGCCGGCGCCCTACAACAACTGCTGGTCCAACTGGGGCGTCAGCGGCGGCAACTTCGTTCTGGGCCTCGACTACCAGGGCAGGACCGTGGGGCCCGGGGCCCCCGGGGCCCCCGGCCGCCAGATCAATGGCTTCGCCTCCGTGAACCTCACACACGCCGACATGGCCTCCGGGCTCGTTACCCCGCTCGTCGTCCACCGGCTGACGATCGGCCCGGTGTGGGGCGTTCGCCATACACGTCTCGTCCGGGATGCCGCTGCGCCTTCCGGATGGAGGGAGTACTGA
- a CDS encoding PilT/PilU family type 4a pilus ATPase: MVLEIMKKGFRADPGVVAQLKAHQWATDAQKKDLVEKFLAMPNLEIEDVAWTAADPTPELRAAGLAILKKRGVDRAVLDAVVALARTRSEAARRGVQRFLKDLSAGGDLGGFLAQLAERGDDFAKLTALEMAQDLPAERAFSIYRRALAGGAPLLRSRALRAISETKAIATSPAARSLALAALKDEDEETRVQALGILEQAPDEELVTHLLGLARSGGSPRVAEAAFASLERLLPVAKGDHTREILSLLADGNAPVRKGALALVARIPADILAPRFLQAFEGTFVWIRDRALETVVQGNPGFVPALLKLAGAADPAVSGPARELSLLVDDARAVPVWMGLLDSSDWWVRVQALENIGRHGAGDQVLQRLIGLLRDSDTGLAAVGALGRLGDPRAAGPLFELFKASKERPDDQLEILDALAHLYPKLPKVGEVLTGVSKVADLDRNVRDKARRLVGRLMGETAREAIPPVTVAFDRVELRNKSGISIQDLLTDTVASGASDLHLATGFVPHQRIHGRLTPLDVGITTPGTAERLIRSIISTDEWAQLVEHRNLDVCIRVPGLGRFRANFFSQRLGWDACFRVIPQTIPTLEEIGLPESAWELARYSQGLVLVTGPAGCGKSTTLAALLNLVNETRQGHIISVEDPVEFVHANKECLVNQRQVPHHTVSFARALKAALREDPDVILVGEMRDTETMSLAISASETGHLVFGTLSTTTAPATVDRIINAFPAGQQGQIRTMISESLKAVISQTLLPRRGGIGRIAAFEILRGTQAVGSLIRESKTFQLPGVLQTGQLSGMNTMDQALLKLAEEKKVDAEAAMDRALKKEPFEKLVAEERLALA; encoded by the coding sequence GTGGTCCTCGAAATCATGAAGAAGGGCTTCCGGGCGGACCCGGGGGTCGTCGCTCAGCTGAAGGCCCACCAGTGGGCGACCGACGCCCAGAAGAAGGACCTCGTCGAGAAGTTCCTGGCCATGCCGAACCTCGAGATCGAGGACGTGGCCTGGACGGCCGCCGATCCGACCCCGGAGCTCAGGGCCGCGGGGCTCGCCATCCTGAAGAAGCGGGGGGTGGACCGGGCGGTGCTCGACGCCGTCGTCGCGCTGGCGCGAACCCGCTCGGAGGCGGCGCGCCGCGGGGTCCAGCGATTCCTGAAAGACCTGTCTGCGGGAGGCGATCTCGGAGGCTTCCTCGCCCAGCTCGCCGAGCGAGGGGACGACTTCGCCAAGCTCACCGCGCTCGAGATGGCCCAGGACCTGCCTGCCGAGCGGGCGTTCTCGATCTACCGCAGGGCGCTGGCCGGCGGCGCCCCCCTGCTCCGATCCCGTGCCCTGCGGGCGATCAGCGAAACGAAGGCGATCGCCACCTCCCCGGCCGCCCGCAGCCTCGCCCTCGCCGCCCTGAAGGACGAGGACGAGGAGACGCGGGTCCAGGCCCTCGGGATCCTCGAGCAGGCACCCGACGAGGAGCTCGTCACTCACCTGCTCGGCCTGGCCCGCTCGGGGGGCTCGCCCCGCGTGGCGGAGGCGGCCTTCGCGTCGCTCGAGCGCCTCCTTCCCGTGGCAAAGGGCGATCACACACGGGAGATCCTCTCCCTGCTCGCCGACGGCAACGCCCCGGTCCGCAAGGGTGCGCTCGCCCTGGTCGCACGGATCCCGGCCGACATCCTCGCCCCCCGTTTCCTGCAGGCCTTCGAGGGGACGTTCGTCTGGATCCGCGATCGTGCGCTCGAAACGGTCGTCCAGGGGAATCCGGGCTTCGTCCCGGCGCTCCTCAAGCTCGCCGGAGCGGCCGATCCGGCCGTGTCGGGCCCCGCCCGGGAGCTCTCCCTCCTCGTCGACGACGCCCGGGCCGTCCCCGTCTGGATGGGTCTCCTCGACAGCTCCGACTGGTGGGTCCGCGTCCAGGCCCTCGAGAACATCGGCCGGCACGGCGCGGGAGACCAGGTGCTCCAGAGGCTCATCGGGCTGCTCCGGGATTCGGATACGGGCCTCGCGGCCGTCGGCGCTCTCGGACGCCTGGGCGACCCACGGGCGGCGGGGCCTCTCTTCGAGCTCTTCAAGGCCTCCAAGGAACGGCCTGACGACCAGCTCGAGATCCTCGACGCCCTCGCGCACCTCTATCCGAAGCTCCCGAAGGTGGGCGAGGTCCTCACCGGGGTCTCGAAGGTGGCCGACCTCGACCGCAACGTCCGCGACAAGGCGCGGCGCCTCGTCGGCCGGCTGATGGGCGAGACGGCCCGCGAGGCCATCCCTCCGGTGACGGTGGCGTTCGACCGGGTGGAGCTGCGCAACAAGAGCGGGATCTCGATCCAGGACCTGCTCACGGACACGGTCGCCAGCGGCGCGTCGGACCTGCACCTGGCCACGGGCTTCGTCCCGCACCAGAGGATCCACGGCCGCCTCACCCCGCTCGACGTCGGGATCACGACTCCCGGCACCGCCGAGCGGCTCATCAGGTCGATCATCTCCACGGACGAATGGGCCCAGCTGGTCGAGCACCGGAACCTGGACGTCTGCATCCGTGTCCCGGGCCTCGGTCGCTTCCGCGCGAACTTCTTCTCCCAGCGGCTCGGCTGGGACGCCTGCTTCCGCGTCATTCCGCAGACGATCCCGACCCTCGAGGAGATCGGGCTGCCGGAGTCGGCCTGGGAGCTCGCGCGCTATTCCCAGGGGCTCGTCCTGGTCACCGGCCCGGCGGGATGCGGGAAGTCGACGACGCTCGCCGCCCTCCTGAACCTCGTGAACGAGACGCGCCAGGGACACATCATCTCCGTCGAGGACCCGGTCGAGTTCGTCCACGCGAACAAGGAGTGCCTCGTGAACCAGCGGCAGGTGCCGCATCACACGGTCTCGTTCGCCCGCGCCCTGAAGGCCGCCCTGCGCGAGGACCCCGACGTCATCCTCGTCGGCGAGATGCGTGACACGGAGACGATGTCGCTCGCCATCTCGGCCTCGGAGACCGGGCACCTCGTCTTCGGGACGCTCTCGACGACGACCGCCCCCGCCACCGTCGACCGGATCATCAACGCGTTCCCCGCGGGGCAGCAGGGGCAGATCCGGACGATGATCTCCGAGTCGCTCAAGGCCGTCATCTCGCAGACGCTCCTGCCCCGGCGCGGCGGCATCGGCCG